In Exiguobacterium sibiricum 7-3, a genomic segment contains:
- a CDS encoding phosphotransferase enzyme family protein gives MTREEWIQSFDLDVADIFSVTDSYSSDVDRLVLSDGRTVFLKRPYTADKWYREHGWLTYLADRVAVPKILMEARPTKQTTGAFVLEALTGSTIETVTSALASQIGQLHATLHNCTRDAYGDFEENGFTAFSSQDWRVFRNAKMTSFEPAIRKALSPVLYQAAFTELKRRERELPEPSRPVAVHLDFRLGNLLVDDGRLTGLIDFETSRFGATEIDFTKLDRDVFQSESGLLDAYQQGYGQVRTPEPIEVYLPYYRLFEALTGIGWCVQRGLEHHQQFFNHNHARLLVELELTSIFEER, from the coding sequence ATGACGCGGGAAGAGTGGATTCAATCGTTTGATCTCGATGTCGCGGATATCTTTTCCGTCACCGATTCATACAGTTCAGATGTCGACCGGTTAGTACTGAGCGACGGTCGGACCGTCTTTTTGAAACGGCCTTATACCGCTGACAAGTGGTATCGGGAACACGGATGGTTGACGTATTTAGCCGATCGTGTCGCCGTGCCGAAGATTCTTATGGAGGCGCGACCAACCAAACAGACGACGGGTGCATTTGTGCTCGAAGCACTTACCGGTTCGACGATTGAGACGGTCACATCGGCGCTCGCCTCGCAAATCGGACAATTGCATGCAACACTCCACAACTGTACACGCGACGCGTACGGCGATTTTGAGGAGAACGGCTTCACTGCCTTTAGCTCACAGGACTGGCGTGTCTTCCGAAATGCGAAGATGACCTCATTCGAGCCGGCGATTCGTAAAGCCTTGTCACCCGTGTTGTATCAAGCTGCCTTTACGGAATTGAAGCGGCGTGAACGTGAGTTACCGGAGCCCTCTCGACCTGTCGCGGTCCACCTCGATTTCCGGCTCGGCAACCTGCTCGTGGACGATGGAAGACTGACCGGACTGATTGACTTTGAGACCTCACGTTTCGGGGCGACGGAAATTGATTTTACGAAACTTGACCGCGACGTGTTCCAGAGCGAATCCGGGTTACTTGACGCCTATCAACAAGGGTACGGACAAGTCAGGACACCGGAGCCGATTGAAGTCTACTTACCGTATTATCGTCTGTTTGAAGCGCTGACGGGAATCGGTTGGTGTGTCCAGCGCGGACTGGAGCATCACCAACAGTTTTTCAATCACAACCATGCCCGTTTGTTGGTGGAACTGGAACTGACGAGCATATTCGAAGAACGTTAA
- a CDS encoding GNAT family N-acetyltransferase, with amino-acid sequence MIELRKMEETDYPAYATLVTDERVMRYITEHPLIETEAKRRFASIIEQQRHDRLGSYLVYQDGTWIGIGHVTRDTRQPFEAELGYMLLPEQWGHGYGSLLATRLLELATEHELTVVTATIDPNHLASRKILTNLGFHSTYVGPIDGLPGEILEKRLGESS; translated from the coding sequence ATGATTGAACTACGAAAAATGGAAGAAACGGATTATCCCGCCTACGCGACACTCGTCACCGATGAGCGGGTCATGCGCTATATCACAGAACATCCCTTAATCGAAACAGAAGCCAAACGACGGTTCGCGTCGATCATCGAGCAACAGCGGCATGACCGTCTCGGATCATACCTCGTCTATCAGGACGGAACATGGATTGGCATCGGTCATGTCACGCGGGATACACGGCAACCGTTTGAAGCGGAACTCGGCTACATGTTATTGCCGGAACAGTGGGGTCACGGTTACGGATCATTGCTCGCCACACGGTTGCTCGAACTGGCAACGGAACACGAATTGACCGTCGTCACGGCAACGATTGATCCGAATCATCTCGCGTCGCGAAAGATTTTGACGAATCTTGGATTTCACTCGACGTATGTTGGACCGATTGACGGGCTGCCTGGTGAAATTCTCGAAAAACGATTGGGGGAATCCTCATGA